From the Lysinibacillus fusiformis genome, the window GCTGATAAGAATAGCTTCATGCGAAAGAATGAAATTCAATGTAGAACGATTCAAGCAGCTCTCGGTCTCCCCTGCTATTTGGTTGCGAAATCACGAGGAATTCTACATCTTCCTGTGAATCGTTTTGCATTGGTTGTTGTAAACGCGGAGGAAATTCAATTCCCTCGTGTTGTTTCTAATGTTCTATTAATTTTCATCCTTTCTTCATTTCATATTACAACTATTTATAAGTATTTTTACCTCTTTTTTAAATATTTTTACCTATGTTTACCTTGTAAGTAAAAAGAACTAAACTTTAAATATCCCTTCCCGATATATCTTCTATAAATTAGACAGTCTATTTTTTATCTTTAGTATGAAAGGGAGCTATTTATGAAGTCGATCAAACAAAAAATCATTAGTATATCATTGATTTTATTTGCATTACCTTCTTTTATTATTGGATACATTGGATATAGCCAATCAAAGGAACACCTTACAAACTCAGGTGAAATTACCTTGAAAAATAGTGTAGAAATGACCATTCGCATGATCGATAGCTTGAATAAGGAAGTTGAAAAAGGAAGAATGACGCTTGAAGAAGCACAAGAGCAAGCAAAAGTTGCTTTAATCGGTTCAAGAAAGTCTGATGGCACACGAGAAATTGAAAACCCTGTGGATCTAGGAGAAAATGGTTATTTTTTCGTTTTAGATAAACAAGGGCTTGAAGTAGCAAGTCCTCTTTTTGAAAATGAAAACACATGGGATATGGAAGATGCAAAAGGTAAGCTTTACATCCAGAATATCATCCAGCATTCACAATCGGAGGGCACCTTTACAACATATTATTGGCAGCACCCAACAAATGAAGAAAAAATCGAAGAAAAGATTGCTTATAGTAAAATGGAACCTGATTGGGGTTGGATCATTGTTGCTACAACCTATACAATGGATTTCTATAAACCTGTTGATTCCATACTTTATACCATGCTGATGACAATAGGTATTTTTTTAATCATTGGTACCATTATCACCCTATTATTTTCAAAGCATTTGGCATCACCCATCAAAACTATTGCAATCCAACTTAGCGAGATTGCAGAAGGAAATCTTCAAATTGACACTATAAATGTCAACAGAAAGGATGAAATTGGTCAATTAAACAATTCATTAATTCAACTAAAAGGAAATCTTGCTACAATGATTAGCAACATTGTAAATGTCTCTAAACAGGTGACCGTTCAAAGTGAAGAAATGACATATACCGCTGAGGAAGTTGGAATAGGTTCAAGACAAATCGCTCTTACAATGAACGACCTTTCCAATGGTGTCGAAGAGCAAGCACATTCTTCCACATCATTGCTGGAACAAATAAGTGCGTTCTCTAAAACCATACATGTTGTTGCAACAGAAGGGGACAACATTAAAGATCAATCTCAAAAAATGTTGACCATCACCAATGAGGGAAACCAACATATGACTTCCTCCATTGAACAGATGACAATTATTGATAGGCAAATTAAAAATTCTTTAGAAATGGTACAAGGACTTGATCGTAAGGCTAATCAAATTACGGAGCTTGTGAACGTTATTAAGGATATTTCCGAACAAACGAATTTACTCGCTCTAAATGCTGCCATTGAAGCAGCGAGAGCTGGTGAACATGGTCGGGGTTTTGCGGTTGTAGCAGGTGAAGTACGGAAGCTAGCAGATCAGGTTAATTTCTCCA encodes:
- a CDS encoding methyl-accepting chemotaxis protein, with amino-acid sequence MKSIKQKIISISLILFALPSFIIGYIGYSQSKEHLTNSGEITLKNSVEMTIRMIDSLNKEVEKGRMTLEEAQEQAKVALIGSRKSDGTREIENPVDLGENGYFFVLDKQGLEVASPLFENENTWDMEDAKGKLYIQNIIQHSQSEGTFTTYYWQHPTNEEKIEEKIAYSKMEPDWGWIIVATTYTMDFYKPVDSILYTMLMTIGIFLIIGTIITLLFSKHLASPIKTIAIQLSEIAEGNLQIDTINVNRKDEIGQLNNSLIQLKGNLATMISNIVNVSKQVTVQSEEMTYTAEEVGIGSRQIALTMNDLSNGVEEQAHSSTSLLEQISAFSKTIHVVATEGDNIKDQSQKMLTITNEGNQHMTSSIEQMTIIDRQIKNSLEMVQGLDRKANQITELVNVIKDISEQTNLLALNAAIEAARAGEHGRGFAVVAGEVRKLADQVNFSITNITSIVIDIQSASKQVVATLEDSYQKVAFGTHQIDVMGGAFHHLKEIIEAISIKVDSMANSMTAVLENTHVINASIDTIAAVSEETAAGIEQVTATTEQSSSSMESVEVSAKLLKEQATTLNDLVQQFKL